A genomic segment from Burkholderia plantarii encodes:
- a CDS encoding circularly permuted type 2 ATP-grasp protein encodes MKPFDEMLQSGDSVRAPYERLKQWLDTQDPASLAQKAHDAEGVFRRTGITFAVYGDAEAAERLIPFDIVPRIISGQEWTRLSQGIEQRVMALNAFLDDIYHRQEIVRAGIVPKHLIAHNEAFLPEMIGFRPPGNVYTHIIGVDIVRTAENQFYVLEDNARTPSGVSYMLENRETMMQLFPELFQRVKVRPVETYPQLLRQSLAAVCPPGGNADNPTVAVLTPGIHNSAYYEHAFLADQMGVHLVEGSDLQVIDGRVAMRTTEGFRPIDVLYRRLDDAFLDPLTFRPDSVLGVAGIMDVYRAGNITIANAPGTGIADDKAIYSYMPEIVEFYTGRKALLENVPTWRCGEADSLKYVLEHLEELVVKEVHGSGGYGMLVGPASTREERETFSAKLRARPANYIAQPTLALSTTPILTEKGLAPRHVDLRPFVLVSDRIRITPGGLTRVALKEGSLVVNSSQGGGTKDTWVLAD; translated from the coding sequence ATGAAGCCATTCGATGAAATGCTGCAATCCGGCGACTCGGTACGCGCACCTTACGAGCGCCTCAAGCAATGGCTCGACACGCAGGACCCTGCGAGCCTGGCGCAGAAGGCCCATGACGCCGAAGGCGTGTTCCGGCGCACCGGCATCACGTTCGCCGTCTACGGGGATGCGGAGGCCGCCGAGCGGCTGATCCCGTTCGACATCGTGCCGCGCATCATTTCCGGGCAGGAATGGACCCGGCTGTCCCAGGGCATCGAACAGCGCGTGATGGCGCTCAACGCGTTTCTCGACGACATCTACCACCGCCAGGAAATCGTCCGCGCCGGCATCGTGCCGAAGCACCTGATCGCGCACAACGAGGCATTCCTGCCCGAGATGATCGGCTTCCGGCCGCCCGGCAACGTCTACACGCACATCATCGGCGTCGACATCGTGCGCACCGCCGAGAACCAGTTCTACGTGCTGGAGGACAACGCGCGCACGCCGTCGGGGGTGTCGTACATGCTGGAAAACCGCGAAACCATGATGCAGCTGTTTCCCGAGCTGTTCCAGCGCGTCAAGGTGCGGCCGGTCGAAACCTATCCGCAGCTGCTGCGCCAGTCGCTGGCGGCGGTCTGCCCGCCCGGCGGCAACGCCGACAATCCGACGGTGGCCGTGCTCACGCCCGGCATCCACAACTCCGCCTACTACGAGCACGCGTTCCTGGCCGACCAGATGGGCGTGCATCTGGTGGAGGGCAGCGACCTGCAGGTGATCGACGGGCGCGTGGCGATGCGCACCACCGAGGGCTTCCGGCCGATCGACGTGCTGTACCGCCGGCTCGACGACGCGTTCCTCGATCCGCTCACGTTCCGCCCCGATTCGGTGCTCGGCGTGGCCGGCATCATGGACGTCTACCGCGCCGGCAACATCACGATCGCCAACGCGCCCGGCACCGGCATCGCCGACGACAAGGCGATCTATTCCTACATGCCCGAGATCGTCGAGTTCTACACCGGCCGCAAGGCGCTGCTCGAGAACGTGCCGACCTGGCGCTGCGGCGAGGCCGACAGCCTCAAGTACGTGCTCGAGCATCTGGAGGAACTGGTGGTGAAGGAGGTCCACGGCTCGGGCGGCTACGGCATGCTGGTCGGCCCGGCCTCGACGCGCGAGGAGCGCGAAACCTTCTCGGCCAAGCTGCGCGCGCGGCCCGCCAACTACATCGCGCAACCCACGCTCGCGCTGTCCACCACGCCGATCCTGACCGAGAAGGGGCTCGCGCCGCGTCACGTCGACCTGCGCCCGTTCGTGCTGGTCTCGGACCGGATCCGCATCACGCCGGGCGGGCTCACGCGCGTGGCGCTCAAGGAGGGCTCGCTCGTCGTCAATTCGAGCCAGGGCGGCGGCACCAAGGACACCTGGGTGCTGGCCGACTGA
- a CDS encoding alpha-E domain-containing protein translates to MLLGRTASGLYWMYRYIERAENTARIVDAGLRMALTRTADAPAEWSSVLVSSGADDGFRQKYDEYTVDNVADYLLRDRDNPSSVLSCIEYARMNARMVRIALTRELWETVNDAWQSVKRLLARPFTSSQLPAILDHIKRETALMLGSFYSTMLRNEIFDFAEIGAFIERADNTARILDVKYHLLLPSVSHVGTMIDNYQWESILRSVAAHRSYRWVYDVQYKPINIADYLILNGRMPRSLRYCAGRVMSSLNRLGRDYGVTHECHDTAAKILQMLSDNSVERIFKSGLHEFLTDFIGRNNSLGIEIAQAYNFD, encoded by the coding sequence ATGCTTCTTGGACGCACTGCAAGCGGTCTCTACTGGATGTACCGCTACATCGAGCGCGCGGAGAACACCGCGCGGATCGTCGACGCGGGCCTGCGCATGGCGCTGACGCGCACCGCCGACGCGCCGGCGGAATGGTCGTCGGTGCTGGTCAGCTCGGGCGCCGACGACGGCTTCCGGCAGAAATACGACGAATACACGGTCGACAACGTCGCCGACTACCTGCTGCGCGATCGCGACAATCCGTCGAGCGTGCTGTCGTGCATCGAATACGCGCGGATGAACGCGCGCATGGTGCGCATCGCGCTCACGCGCGAGCTGTGGGAGACCGTCAACGACGCGTGGCAGTCGGTCAAGCGCCTGCTCGCGCGGCCGTTCACGTCGAGCCAGCTGCCGGCGATCCTCGACCACATCAAGCGCGAGACCGCGCTGATGCTCGGCAGCTTCTACAGCACCATGCTGCGCAACGAGATCTTCGATTTCGCCGAGATCGGCGCGTTCATCGAACGGGCCGACAACACCGCGCGGATCCTCGACGTGAAGTACCACCTGCTGTTGCCGTCGGTCTCGCACGTCGGCACCATGATCGACAATTACCAGTGGGAGTCGATCCTGCGCTCGGTGGCGGCGCACCGCTCGTACCGCTGGGTCTACGACGTGCAATACAAGCCGATCAACATCGCCGACTACCTGATCCTGAACGGCCGGATGCCGCGCTCGCTGCGCTATTGCGCGGGCCGCGTGATGTCGAGCCTGAACCGGCTCGGGAGAGATTACGGCGTGACCCACGAATGTCACGATACCGCCGCGAAAATCCTGCAGATGCTGTCCGACAATTCGGTCGAACGGATCTTCAAGAGCGGGCTGCACGAATTCCTGACCGACTTCATCGGCCGGAACAACAGCCTCGGCATCGAAATCGCCCAAGCCTACAACTTCGACTGA
- a CDS encoding transglutaminase family protein has product MRLAIRHISRFRFDDHATHALQRLRLRPPSGPGQTVRAWQVTIDGVEPTVGYADGLGNRIDLVRHDRGERPEVVVIAAGVVETQDRAGIVGGADDYAVPWIFERTTGFTQAGERVREIAAALPLELRSLDALHWLMSEVHARIRYVPELADADTDAERALEAGEGTSRDHAHAFIAVARALKIPARYVAGYLLTDGPLQRIAETMQQSGGAQQSQRMQLDADGIRHAAADAPEAVARQQQTSVTTYPPSGHAWAEAYVEGLGWVGFDPFMNRCPDERYVRVAAGLDHTDARPVTGIGAAPVAVEISVIQSPELV; this is encoded by the coding sequence ATGCGACTTGCGATCCGCCATATTTCACGCTTTCGATTCGACGACCACGCCACCCACGCGCTGCAGCGCCTGCGCCTGCGGCCGCCGAGCGGTCCCGGCCAGACCGTGCGCGCCTGGCAGGTGACGATCGACGGCGTCGAGCCGACCGTCGGCTACGCGGACGGCCTCGGCAACCGCATCGACCTGGTGCGCCACGATCGCGGCGAGCGGCCCGAGGTGGTGGTGATCGCGGCCGGCGTGGTCGAGACGCAGGACCGCGCCGGCATCGTCGGCGGCGCCGACGACTACGCCGTGCCGTGGATCTTCGAGCGCACCACCGGCTTCACGCAGGCCGGCGAGCGCGTGCGCGAGATCGCCGCCGCGCTGCCGCTCGAGCTTCGCAGCCTCGACGCGCTGCACTGGCTGATGTCGGAAGTCCACGCGCGGATCCGCTACGTGCCCGAGCTGGCCGATGCCGACACCGATGCCGAGCGCGCGCTCGAGGCCGGCGAGGGCACCAGCCGCGACCACGCGCATGCGTTCATCGCGGTGGCGCGCGCGCTGAAGATCCCGGCGCGCTACGTGGCCGGCTATCTGCTGACGGACGGCCCGCTGCAGCGGATCGCCGAGACCATGCAGCAGTCGGGCGGCGCGCAGCAGTCGCAGCGCATGCAGCTCGACGCCGACGGCATCCGCCATGCCGCCGCGGACGCGCCCGAGGCGGTGGCGCGCCAGCAGCAGACCAGCGTCACGACCTATCCGCCGTCGGGCCATGCGTGGGCCGAGGCCTATGTCGAGGGGCTCGGCTGGGTGGGCTTCGATCCGTTCATGAACCGCTGCCCCGACGAGCGCTACGTGCGCGTGGCCGCCGGGCTCGACCACACCGACGCGCGGCCCGTGACGGGAATCGGCGCGGCGCCGGTGGCCGTCGAGATC
- a CDS encoding nitroreductase family protein yields the protein MTTATLSRLGAPDAATDPAAALAGLLSRQSCWPLAEPGPNDRELDAIFAAAMRAPDHGNLKPWRFVLIRGEARRALGDVLVGLADAREPDAPTGSNAHRAGKALAAPVLIAIGAAIVPHRKVPETEQLLAAGAAAMNLLNAVHLLGYGGFWSTGVDSREPALHDALGFAPNERLLGFLYVGTPAADMPATPRPAAGAYVREWRSGQR from the coding sequence ATGACGACCGCCACGCTCTCCCGCCTCGGCGCCCCCGACGCCGCCACCGATCCCGCCGCGGCCCTCGCCGGCCTGCTCTCCCGCCAATCCTGCTGGCCGCTCGCCGAACCCGGCCCGAACGACCGCGAACTCGACGCGATCTTCGCGGCCGCGATGCGAGCCCCCGATCACGGCAACCTGAAGCCGTGGCGCTTCGTGCTGATTCGCGGCGAGGCGCGCCGCGCGCTCGGCGACGTGCTGGTGGGCCTGGCCGACGCGCGCGAACCCGACGCGCCGACGGGATCGAACGCGCACCGCGCCGGCAAGGCGCTGGCCGCCCCCGTGCTGATCGCGATCGGCGCGGCCATCGTCCCGCATCGCAAGGTACCCGAGACCGAGCAACTACTGGCGGCCGGCGCCGCCGCGATGAACTTGCTGAACGCCGTCCACCTGCTCGGCTACGGCGGCTTCTGGTCGACCGGCGTCGATTCGCGAGAGCCGGCGCTGCACGACGCGCTCGGATTCGCCCCAAACGAGCGGCTGCTCGGTTTCCTCTACGTCGGCACGCCGGCCGCCGACATGCCGGCCACGCCGCGCCCGGCCGCCGGCGCCTACGTGCGCGAATGGCGCTCCGGCCAGCGCTGA